In Clostridia bacterium, a genomic segment contains:
- a CDS encoding stage III sporulation protein AE, with protein MKRLVFLLSITVFLSVALAFVPRATAAADSASRAEEELEEYVDRNLDALDVAEFETFCRGLAGGDVSVRETMAALIKGELSLTPRELLSLVWSAFTSSFTRVLPSLAIIVLISLLFNLLMGLTQNFLRRQTTDVVYFVCYGAVLLTVVTIVVNVVTSVRKTVTSLVSVMNLVTPPLTTLMTALGASSTSALFRPQLAFCCTLVGDVIANIVLPLFIASVVFSVVGNLSDSVRLDKLQSATRYIVGVVLGVVFGLFTTYLTVAGIAGSMADTMSVRAARYVIGSYLPLLGGYISQGFDLVTASLNLIKNALGVYAVLTVLTVVLGPLLELTALVVGLKLTAGLIEPIGDRRMASFVSSVGECMRSLLAAVAGVGFTFIVTLLLVMCSVTMVL; from the coding sequence ATGAAACGCCTTGTCTTCCTTTTGTCTATCACGGTTTTTCTTTCCGTCGCGTTGGCGTTCGTCCCCCGCGCCACCGCCGCCGCCGACTCGGCTTCCCGCGCCGAGGAAGAGTTGGAAGAGTACGTCGATCGCAATCTCGACGCCTTGGACGTCGCGGAGTTCGAGACCTTTTGTCGGGGCTTGGCGGGGGGCGACGTCTCGGTGCGCGAGACGATGGCCGCCCTCATCAAGGGCGAACTCTCCCTCACCCCGCGCGAGTTGCTGTCCTTGGTGTGGTCGGCGTTCACCTCTTCCTTTACGCGCGTTTTGCCATCCTTGGCCATCATCGTGCTCATCTCGCTGTTGTTCAATCTTTTGATGGGGCTCACCCAAAACTTTCTCAGGCGCCAGACCACCGACGTGGTTTATTTCGTCTGTTACGGCGCGGTGTTGCTCACGGTCGTCACCATCGTCGTGAACGTGGTGACTTCCGTCCGCAAAACGGTCACCTCTTTGGTATCGGTGATGAATCTCGTCACGCCGCCCCTCACCACCCTTATGACGGCTTTGGGCGCCTCTTCGACGTCCGCTTTGTTCCGTCCGCAGTTGGCGTTTTGTTGCACGTTGGTGGGGGACGTCATAGCCAATATCGTACTTCCCCTATTCATTGCCTCGGTGGTGTTTTCCGTCGTCGGCAATCTTTCGGACAGCGTGCGGCTGGACAAATTGCAGTCGGCCACGCGCTATATCGTTGGCGTGGTTCTGGGCGTCGTCTTCGGCCTGTTCACCACCTATCTCACGGTGGCGGGCATTGCCGGCAGTATGGCCGACACCATGTCCGTCCGCGCCGCGCGCTACGTCATCGGCTCCTACCTGCCCCTTTTGGGCGGCTACATTTCGCAGGGCTTCGACTTGGTCACGGCTTCCCTCAACCTCATCAAAAACGCCTTGGGCGTGTACGCCGTCCTCACCGTGCTCACGGTGGTCTTGGGCCCCTTGCTCGAACTCACCGCGCTGGTCGTCGGCCTCAAACTCACGGCGGGGCTCATCGAGCCCATCGGCGACCGCCGCATGGCGTCCTTCGTCTCCTCTGTGGGCGAATGTATGCGCTCCCTTCTCGCCGCCGTCGCGGGCGTGGGTTTCACCTTCATCGTCACTTTGTTGTTGGTGATGTGTTCGGTGACCATGGTGTTGTAG
- a CDS encoding stage III sporulation protein AC encodes MDLTVLFRLTTLGVLTSLVNLLLKKSDRDDIATLVNLAALVLALLTVLDMVAGLFDNIRSLFELY; translated from the coding sequence ATGGATTTGACGGTACTATTTCGCTTGACGACTTTGGGCGTGCTCACGTCCCTCGTCAACTTGTTGCTCAAAAAGAGCGATCGGGACGACATCGCCACCTTGGTCAATCTGGCGGCGCTCGTCTTGGCGTTGCTCACCGTCCTCGACATGGTGGCGGGGCTGTTCGACAACATTCGTTCCCTGTTCGAATTGTATTAG
- a CDS encoding stage III sporulation protein AB, producing the protein MLNLLLGGVVCVCCVCIGWTMRVRYRKRVDVMGDLQTLLVFIEEQIRYDMAPLPRIFERFASAHPRSAVAAALLTYPEVGEVALPRGQWAEIRELLLSLGRSDMTGQAARLAFVKERVRLLDEDARREYAAKGRLYAKLWCVLGVGLMIWMV; encoded by the coding sequence ATGCTTAATCTTCTGTTGGGCGGCGTGGTATGCGTTTGTTGCGTGTGCATAGGGTGGACGATGCGCGTGCGGTATCGAAAAAGGGTGGACGTTATGGGGGATTTGCAGACGCTATTGGTATTTATAGAGGAGCAGATACGCTACGATATGGCGCCTCTTCCCCGCATTTTCGAGCGCTTCGCCTCGGCGCACCCCCGCTCGGCGGTTGCTGCGGCGCTTCTCACCTATCCCGAGGTGGGCGAGGTCGCCTTGCCGCGCGGACAATGGGCGGAAATACGCGAGCTGTTGCTTTCCTTGGGGCGCTCGGATATGACGGGACAAGCCGCCCGTCTTGCCTTCGTCAAAGAACGCGTCCGCCTTTTGGACGAGGACGCACGCCGCGAGTACGCCGCGAAAGGACGCTTGTACGCCAAACTGTGGTGCGTCTTGGGCGTAGGGTTGATGATATGGATGGTGTAG
- a CDS encoding aminotransferase class V-fold PLP-dependent enzyme: MIYLDNAATSRYVPVEVMRAFVQAVNRKANASRGAHTDSVWLGLQIYRVREEIRRFVDNPAAEVVFTKNCTEALNLAIRSVPAGAHVVTTVTEHNSVLRPLHEMQRKGLITLSLASPASPAVGVTRRDVERHIRADTRLVVLNHVSNVTGIANDVSGVGELCAERAVPYLVDAAQSVGHFPLSMRRIGCDMLAAPAHKGLHGLQGVGFLVFNKTVRVNPLLYGGTGTDSVNVYQPMSYPEGLEAGTLDGAGVCALGAGLRWTAAHLSRVEDKETRFVARLAENLRSLEGLRVYSGVSGVVSIYRKGLSSAYLADKLSEAGVATRAGLHCAPLLHRFLGTRSEGMVRFSAGYVNRLHEADRVADLVAYCLRHD; the protein is encoded by the coding sequence ATGATTTATTTGGATAATGCCGCCACTTCTCGTTACGTTCCCGTCGAGGTCATGCGCGCGTTCGTTCAGGCCGTCAACCGCAAGGCCAACGCCTCTCGCGGCGCCCATACCGACAGCGTATGGCTTGGCTTGCAGATATATCGCGTGCGCGAGGAGATCCGCCGCTTCGTGGACAATCCCGCCGCCGAGGTGGTGTTCACCAAGAATTGCACCGAGGCGCTCAACTTGGCCATTCGCTCTGTCCCCGCGGGGGCGCACGTCGTCACCACGGTCACCGAGCACAACTCGGTGCTTCGTCCCTTGCACGAAATGCAGCGCAAGGGGCTTATTACCCTCAGCCTCGCTTCGCCCGCCTCGCCCGCGGTGGGGGTTACGCGCCGCGACGTGGAGCGGCATATACGCGCCGACACGCGGCTCGTCGTTCTCAATCACGTCAGCAACGTCACGGGGATAGCCAACGACGTTTCGGGCGTGGGCGAACTGTGCGCCGAACGCGCCGTTCCCTACTTGGTGGATGCCGCGCAGAGTGTCGGGCATTTCCCTTTGTCCATGCGCCGCATAGGTTGCGATATGCTCGCCGCGCCCGCGCACAAGGGCTTGCACGGCTTGCAGGGCGTGGGCTTTTTGGTCTTCAACAAGACCGTTCGCGTCAATCCGCTTTTATACGGGGGCACGGGCACGGACAGCGTCAACGTCTACCAGCCCATGTCCTATCCCGAGGGCTTGGAAGCGGGCACCTTGGACGGTGCGGGCGTTTGCGCGTTGGGCGCGGGACTCCGCTGGACGGCGGCGCACCTTTCCCGCGTCGAGGACAAAGAAACGCGCTTCGTCGCGCGTTTGGCGGAGAATCTCCGTTCCCTCGAGGGGTTGCGCGTGTATTCGGGCGTATCGGGCGTGGTCTCTATCTACCGCAAGGGGCTTTCCTCGGCCTATCTCGCCGACAAGTTGTCCGAGGCGGGGGTGGCCACCCGCGCGGGATTGCATTGCGCTCCGCTGTTGCACCGCTTCTTGGGCACGCGTTCGGAGGGCATGGTACGCTTCAGCGCGGGCTACGTCAACCGCCTGCACGAGGCCGATCGTGTCGCAGACCTCGTCGCCTATTGTCTTCGGCACGATTGA
- a CDS encoding DUF3343 domain-containing protein produces MQYVLFVFSSRDGAMRLYDYCMSRRIAASVVNTPRELGASCGISIRIGTKDKWYVGRGVTKLPTYVGTYLVTQTIMGRTITKIYE; encoded by the coding sequence ATGCAATACGTTTTGTTTGTGTTTTCCTCGCGGGACGGCGCGATGCGGTTGTACGACTACTGTATGTCGAGGCGCATAGCGGCAAGCGTCGTCAACACGCCGCGAGAATTGGGCGCAAGCTGCGGCATATCCATACGGATAGGTACCAAAGACAAATGGTACGTGGGGCGCGGCGTGACCAAATTGCCCACCTACGTCGGCACGTATTTGGTGACGCAGACCATAATGGGGCGCACGATCACGAAAATATACGAGTGA
- a CDS encoding acyl--CoA ligase: MPITELLENNARQYPQDIALVEINPDAAAPRERVTWKEYNLVERNPADHYRRTLTWQAFDEKANRVANMLLADGYVKGSRVGVLLMNGIEWLPIYFGILKMGALAVPLNFRYTADEIKYCVELADIDALFFGPEFIGRMEQICDELPRVRNLFFVGDNCPTFADDYLTIVANFPVDKPDVTLTEEDDAAIYFSSGTTGFPKAILHAHLALSHSAKVEQAHHGQTRDDVFLCIPPLYHTGAKMHWFGSLLSASRAVLLRGTSPKTILSAVSDERCTIVWLLVPWVQDILDAVDRGDLRLADYHLDQWRLMHIGAQPVPPSLIKRWHALFPHHQYDTNYGLSESIGPGCVHLGVENMHKVGAIGVAGYGWQVRIVDTAHHDVRQGEVGELAVFGPGVMKCYYKDPAATKEVLEDGWLYTGDMAMQDADGFIYLVDRKKDVIISGGENLYPVQIEDFIRAHKDVKDVAVIGLPDKRQGEIAAAIIELKEGASCTEADINEFCLGLPRYKRPRRIIFAKVPRNPTGKIEKPLLRKTYCGESVVAMQNEIKAKK, from the coding sequence ATGCCTATTACCGAATTATTGGAAAACAATGCACGACAATATCCGCAGGATATTGCTTTGGTCGAGATCAATCCCGACGCCGCCGCCCCGCGCGAGCGCGTCACCTGGAAAGAGTACAACTTGGTGGAGCGCAACCCCGCCGACCACTACCGCCGCACCCTCACTTGGCAGGCGTTCGACGAGAAGGCCAACCGCGTGGCCAATATGCTTTTGGCGGACGGCTACGTCAAGGGTAGCCGCGTGGGCGTGTTGCTCATGAACGGCATCGAGTGGCTCCCCATCTACTTCGGCATTCTCAAGATGGGCGCTTTGGCCGTCCCCCTCAACTTCCGCTACACCGCGGACGAGATCAAGTATTGCGTGGAATTGGCCGACATCGACGCTTTGTTCTTCGGCCCCGAGTTCATCGGCCGTATGGAGCAGATCTGCGACGAATTGCCCCGTGTGCGTAATCTTTTCTTCGTGGGCGACAACTGCCCCACGTTTGCGGACGACTATCTCACCATCGTCGCCAATTTCCCCGTTGACAAACCCGACGTCACCCTCACCGAAGAGGACGACGCGGCCATCTATTTCAGTTCGGGCACCACGGGCTTCCCCAAGGCCATTCTGCACGCCCACCTCGCCTTGTCCCATTCGGCCAAGGTAGAGCAGGCGCACCACGGTCAAACGCGCGACGACGTCTTCCTTTGCATTCCGCCCCTCTATCATACGGGTGCCAAAATGCACTGGTTCGGCTCCTTGTTGTCCGCTTCGCGCGCGGTTCTTCTGCGCGGCACTTCGCCCAAGACCATTTTGTCCGCGGTCAGCGACGAGCGTTGCACCATCGTGTGGCTTCTCGTGCCGTGGGTGCAGGACATTTTGGACGCGGTGGATCGCGGCGACTTGCGTTTGGCGGACTACCACCTCGACCAATGGCGGCTTATGCACATCGGCGCCCAACCCGTGCCCCCCAGCCTTATCAAGCGTTGGCACGCCTTGTTCCCCCACCACCAATACGACACCAACTACGGCCTTAGCGAGTCCATCGGCCCCGGCTGCGTACACTTGGGCGTGGAGAATATGCACAAGGTCGGCGCCATCGGCGTGGCGGGCTACGGCTGGCAGGTGCGCATCGTAGACACCGCGCACCATGACGTTCGGCAGGGCGAAGTGGGCGAGTTGGCGGTCTTCGGCCCCGGCGTGATGAAGTGCTACTACAAGGATCCCGCCGCCACCAAGGAAGTGTTGGAGGACGGTTGGCTCTACACGGGCGATATGGCGATGCAGGACGCGGACGGGTTCATCTATTTGGTGGACCGCAAAAAGGACGTCATTATTTCGGGCGGCGAGAATCTCTATCCCGTCCAGATCGAGGATTTCATTCGCGCCCACAAGGACGTCAAGGACGTGGCGGTCATCGGCCTTCCCGACAAGCGGCAGGGCGAGATAGCCGCCGCCATCATTGAACTCAAAGAGGGCGCTTCTTGCACCGAGGCGGACATCAACGAGTTCTGTTTGGGACTTCCCCGCTACAAGCGTCCCCGCCGTATCATCTTCGCCAAAGTGCCCCGCAATCCCACGGGCAAAATCGAAAAGCCCTTGTTGCGCAAGACCTACTGCGGCGAATCAGTGGTCGCCATGCAGAACGAGATCAAGGCCAAGAAATAA
- a CDS encoding nitroreductase, which produces MNEWELMNARHSVRAYKNTAIEEEKVRRLQAEIEQCNRESGLRIQLFTEEPEAFQAGKAHYGAFRGCKNYFAIVGEKGKEEAVGYYGERLVLLSQSLGLNTCWVALTYKKGKVTVNVEKDETLYVVIALGYGETEGVPHRSKPVEKVADVPKNATTWYMNGVRAALTAPTAINQQQFWITLTEDGKVKAVSKWGPCSKIDLGIVKLHFEWGAGKENFEWA; this is translated from the coding sequence ATGAACGAGTGGGAATTGATGAACGCGCGGCATAGCGTGCGCGCCTATAAAAATACGGCCATCGAAGAGGAAAAAGTGCGGCGACTCCAAGCGGAGATCGAGCAATGCAACCGCGAAAGCGGGCTGCGGATACAACTCTTCACCGAAGAACCGGAGGCTTTTCAAGCGGGGAAAGCGCACTACGGCGCATTCCGCGGGTGCAAAAACTATTTCGCCATAGTGGGTGAAAAAGGCAAAGAGGAAGCCGTGGGGTATTACGGCGAACGGCTGGTGCTTCTATCGCAATCGCTCGGGCTGAATACCTGCTGGGTGGCCCTGACCTATAAAAAAGGCAAAGTGACGGTGAACGTGGAGAAAGACGAAACGCTGTACGTCGTCATCGCCTTGGGATACGGCGAAACCGAGGGCGTGCCCCACCGCTCGAAACCCGTCGAAAAAGTGGCGGACGTACCGAAAAACGCCACCACGTGGTATATGAACGGCGTCCGCGCCGCCTTGACGGCACCTACCGCCATCAATCAACAGCAGTTTTGGATAACGCTCACCGAAGACGGCAAAGTGAAGGCCGTGAGCAAGTGGGGTCCGTGCAGTAAAATAGACCTCGGCATCGTCAAACTCCATTTCGAGTGGGGCGCGGGCAAAGAGAATTTCGAATGGGCGTAA
- a CDS encoding mechanosensitive ion channel, producing MEKKQDPKLVQEAKEIFEDTKTRFRKYFTPKNIVMLLVAAGIVVVAIFCFLNEWIPLEEGTLTWQAKIIMSVAVVAAGVFLSKALDLILVVLLRGSARAITIERMIHSFVKYVIAIIAVIIILVVWFGKEYIAGVLGGVGVLALVIGFGAQKLIGDVIAGVFMVFEGNIAVGDIVTINDWRGTVKEIGIRSTVLEAGNGNIKVFTNSIITEFVNMSKNETLAVVTTYVDYATPVETTEKVLNVGLTSVKSRIPSITDDPQYVGIEEMGDNGYLVKVVAHCHEGERFQAQRDLTREVMLLLQQGNVAIAYPQVDVHTRND from the coding sequence ATGGAGAAAAAACAAGACCCGAAATTGGTGCAGGAAGCAAAAGAGATCTTCGAAGATACCAAAACGCGATTCCGCAAGTATTTTACGCCGAAAAATATCGTGATGCTACTCGTCGCGGCGGGCATCGTCGTGGTGGCGATATTCTGCTTTTTGAACGAGTGGATCCCCTTGGAGGAAGGCACGCTGACGTGGCAAGCCAAAATCATCATGTCCGTGGCGGTCGTGGCGGCAGGCGTGTTTTTGAGCAAGGCGCTCGACCTTATATTGGTGGTGCTGCTGCGCGGTAGCGCGCGCGCCATTACCATAGAGCGCATGATACACAGCTTCGTGAAGTACGTCATCGCCATCATCGCCGTCATCATCATCCTCGTCGTATGGTTCGGCAAAGAGTACATCGCGGGCGTGCTGGGCGGCGTGGGCGTCTTGGCCCTCGTCATCGGCTTCGGCGCGCAAAAACTCATCGGCGACGTAATAGCGGGCGTCTTCATGGTGTTCGAGGGGAATATCGCGGTGGGCGATATCGTGACCATTAACGACTGGCGGGGCACGGTCAAAGAAATAGGGATACGTTCCACCGTTTTGGAAGCCGGCAACGGCAATATCAAAGTGTTTACCAACTCGATCATTACCGAATTTGTGAATATGTCCAAGAACGAGACTTTGGCCGTGGTGACCACCTACGTGGACTACGCGACGCCCGTGGAAACGACCGAAAAAGTGCTGAACGTAGGCTTGACGAGCGTCAAGAGCCGCATCCCGTCCATCACGGACGACCCGCAATACGTGGGCATAGAGGAAATGGGCGACAACGGCTACCTGGTGAAGGTGGTGGCGCATTGCCACGAGGGCGAGCGCTTCCAAGCGCAGCGCGATTTGACGCGGGAAGTAATGCTCCTATTGCAACAGGGCAACGTGGCGATCGCCTACCCCCAAGTGGACGTGCATACGAGAAACGATTAG
- a CDS encoding flavin reductase, with protein MQKVTNDILYVGVNDHKIDLFEGQYDVPNGMAYNSYVILDGKIAVMDTVDRHFTHEWLDNLGEALAGRKPDYLVVQHMEPDHSANIVNFLTTYPQAKVVSSDKAFQMMQNFFGKDFADRRIVVKEGDTLDLGKHVLHFVAAPMVHWPEVTVTYDSTDKVLFSADGFGKFGALDVEEDWACEARRYYFGIVGKYGGQVQALLKKAANLDISIICPLHGPVLKENLGYYLGLYDTWSSYGVESQGIMIAYTSVYGHTKKAVEYLAEKLKADGCPKVVVCDLAREDMAEAVEDAFRYGRLVLATTTYNADIFPFMRTFIEQLVERNYQNRTVAFIENGSWAPLAAKVMRGMLEGCKNVHFAEPVVKIKSAMTEDNKAQMDALAKELCQDYMAQADETANKNDLTALFKIGYGLYVVTSNDGKKDNGLIVNTVTQVTNTPNRVAVCINKQNYSHHVIKQTGKMNVNCLSQEAPFSVFEDFGFVSGRNVDKFAGKEVLRSDNGLVFLPKYINAMMSLKVEQYVDLDTHGMFICEVTEARVLSNVETMTYTYYQSNVKPKPQVDGKKGYVCTVCGYVYEGEELPEDFVCPLCKHGVADFEPIK; from the coding sequence ATGCAAAAAGTTACCAACGACATCTTATATGTGGGCGTCAACGACCACAAAATCGACCTCTTTGAGGGACAATACGACGTGCCCAACGGTATGGCGTACAACAGTTACGTCATATTGGACGGCAAAATCGCCGTGATGGACACCGTGGACCGGCACTTTACGCACGAGTGGCTGGACAACCTCGGCGAGGCGTTGGCGGGCAGAAAACCCGACTACCTCGTGGTGCAACACATGGAACCCGACCACTCGGCCAATATCGTCAACTTCCTGACGACCTATCCCCAAGCCAAAGTCGTGTCCTCGGATAAGGCCTTCCAGATGATGCAAAACTTCTTCGGCAAGGATTTCGCCGACCGCCGTATCGTGGTGAAAGAGGGCGATACCCTCGACCTCGGCAAGCACGTGCTCCACTTTGTCGCGGCGCCTATGGTGCATTGGCCCGAAGTGACGGTGACCTACGACAGCACGGATAAGGTGCTCTTCTCGGCCGACGGATTCGGCAAGTTCGGCGCCTTGGACGTGGAGGAAGATTGGGCGTGCGAGGCAAGACGCTACTACTTCGGCATCGTGGGTAAGTACGGCGGACAGGTGCAGGCGCTCCTCAAAAAGGCCGCCAACTTGGATATCTCCATCATTTGCCCCCTGCACGGTCCCGTGCTCAAAGAGAATCTCGGCTACTACCTCGGCCTGTACGACACCTGGTCTTCGTACGGGGTGGAAAGCCAAGGCATTATGATCGCCTATACCTCGGTGTACGGCCACACCAAGAAGGCAGTGGAATATCTCGCCGAAAAGCTGAAAGCGGACGGCTGCCCCAAAGTGGTGGTGTGCGATTTGGCGCGCGAGGATATGGCCGAGGCCGTGGAGGACGCCTTCCGCTACGGCAGATTGGTGCTGGCCACCACGACCTATAACGCGGATATTTTCCCCTTTATGCGCACGTTTATCGAGCAGCTCGTGGAGCGCAACTACCAAAACCGCACGGTGGCCTTCATCGAGAACGGCTCGTGGGCGCCTTTGGCCGCCAAGGTGATGCGCGGTATGTTGGAGGGGTGCAAAAACGTGCACTTCGCCGAGCCCGTGGTGAAGATCAAGTCGGCGATGACCGAGGACAACAAGGCGCAAATGGACGCTTTGGCCAAGGAATTGTGCCAGGACTATATGGCGCAGGCCGACGAAACCGCCAATAAGAACGACCTCACCGCCCTCTTCAAGATCGGATACGGACTGTACGTGGTGACCAGCAACGACGGCAAAAAGGACAACGGCCTCATCGTCAATACCGTGACGCAAGTGACCAATACGCCCAACCGCGTGGCCGTGTGCATCAACAAGCAGAATTACTCGCACCACGTCATCAAGCAAACGGGCAAGATGAACGTCAACTGCCTGTCGCAAGAGGCGCCCTTCTCGGTCTTCGAGGACTTCGGCTTCGTGAGCGGGAGAAACGTGGATAAGTTCGCGGGGAAAGAGGTGCTGAGAAGCGATAACGGCCTCGTCTTCCTGCCCAAGTACATCAACGCGATGATGAGCCTCAAGGTAGAGCAATACGTCGACCTCGATACGCACGGCATGTTCATCTGCGAGGTGACCGAGGCACGCGTGCTGTCCAACGTGGAAACCATGACCTATACCTACTACCAATCGAACGTCAAGCCCAAACCCCAAGTGGACGGAAAGAAGGGGTACGTGTGTACGGTTTGCGGGTACGTATACGAGGGCGAGGAATTGCCCGAGGACTTCGTGTGCCCCCTGTGCAAACACGGCGTGGCCGACTTCGAGCCGATAAAATAA
- a CDS encoding rubredoxin: protein MKYVCACGWEYDEDLGDAELGIAPGTKFEDLPADFTCPWCGLGKDEFQEE, encoded by the coding sequence ATGAAATATGTATGCGCTTGCGGATGGGAATACGACGAGGACTTGGGCGACGCCGAATTGGGCATTGCCCCCGGCACCAAGTTCGAGGATCTGCCCGCCGACTTCACCTGCCCTTGGTGCGGTCTCGGCAAAGACGAATTCCAAGAGGAATAG
- a CDS encoding cytidine/deoxycytidylate deaminase family protein — MDKWDKRFMDLTFAVAEWSSCFKSNRQVGAIITRDKRILTTGYNGAPSGLRSCKEKGECMRERLGIASGTRHELCYAVHAEQNAIIQAAKQGIALEGATLYCTHQPCSICCKMIINSGIKRVVYKEGYPDEFSMGLFAEAGLIVDKFDELQ, encoded by the coding sequence ATGGACAAATGGGATAAACGATTTATGGATCTCACCTTCGCCGTGGCCGAGTGGTCGTCCTGCTTCAAGAGCAACCGTCAGGTCGGCGCCATCATCACCCGCGACAAGCGCATTCTCACCACGGGCTACAACGGCGCCCCCTCGGGGCTTCGTAGTTGCAAAGAAAAGGGCGAATGTATGCGCGAGCGGTTGGGCATCGCCTCGGGCACGCGCCACGAGTTGTGCTACGCCGTTCACGCCGAGCAGAACGCCATCATTCAGGCCGCCAAGCAGGGCATAGCCCTCGAGGGCGCCACCCTCTATTGCACCCACCAACCCTGCAGCATCTGTTGCAAAATGATCATCAACAGCGGCATCAAGCGCGTGGTCTACAAAGAGGGCTATCCCGACGAGTTCAGTATGGGCCTGTTCGCCGAAGCCGGCTTGATCGTAGACAAGTTTGACGAACTCCAATAA
- a CDS encoding thymidine phosphorylase, protein MQMYDIIKKKRDGAALTKEEIDFFVSGYTTGAVPDYQMAALLMAVYYRGMTAEETAALTFAIRDSGDVVDLSDIEGPVVDKHSSGGVGDKTTLVVAPIVAACGVKVAKMSGRGLGHTGGTIDKLESIAGFRTTIDRRRFAAIVNDVGLAVIGQSGNLAPADKKIYALRDVTATVDSLPLIVSSIMGKKLASGASAIVLDVKAGSGAFMKTTDEATDLARQMVTVGKMAGKKVVALITDMDKPLGRAIGNSLEVEEAVRTLDGDGPRDLIELCLSLAANMLYLAGKGDLSQCHALAAEALSSGAAKAKFVAMVAAQGGDVGYLDGTKPFPEAAYNTVVTAPHGGYIARVDAEAYGLAAKVLGAGRSVKDEPIDLAAGILLDAKTGDYVSAGAPIAHLYTDKPSSLAEAAAIIQAATVIAPDAPTSTSVVLARVE, encoded by the coding sequence ATGCAAATGTACGATATTATCAAAAAGAAACGCGACGGCGCCGCGCTCACCAAAGAGGAGATTGACTTCTTCGTCTCGGGCTACACGACGGGCGCCGTTCCCGACTACCAGATGGCGGCACTTCTCATGGCCGTCTACTATCGCGGCATGACCGCCGAGGAGACGGCGGCTTTGACGTTCGCCATACGCGATTCGGGCGACGTGGTCGACCTCTCCGATATCGAGGGCCCCGTCGTGGACAAGCACAGTTCGGGCGGCGTGGGGGACAAGACCACGTTGGTGGTCGCGCCCATCGTCGCGGCTTGCGGTGTCAAAGTGGCCAAGATGAGCGGCCGTGGCCTCGGTCACACGGGCGGCACCATCGACAAGTTGGAGTCCATCGCGGGCTTCCGTACCACCATCGACCGCCGTCGCTTCGCCGCCATTGTCAACGACGTGGGGCTCGCCGTCATCGGCCAAAGCGGCAACCTCGCGCCCGCCGACAAGAAAATATATGCGTTGCGCGACGTCACCGCCACCGTAGACAGCCTTCCCCTCATCGTCAGCAGCATTATGGGCAAAAAGTTAGCCTCGGGCGCATCCGCCATCGTCTTGGACGTCAAGGCCGGCTCGGGCGCGTTTATGAAGACCACGGACGAGGCCACCGACTTGGCGCGGCAGATGGTCACGGTGGGCAAGATGGCAGGCAAAAAGGTCGTCGCCCTTATCACGGATATGGATAAGCCTCTGGGGCGCGCCATCGGCAACAGCCTCGAGGTAGAGGAGGCCGTCCGCACTTTAGACGGCGACGGCCCGCGCGATTTGATCGAATTGTGCCTTTCGCTTGCCGCCAATATGCTCTATCTGGCGGGCAAAGGCGATTTATCTCAATGCCACGCGTTGGCCGCCGAAGCCCTTTCTTCGGGCGCGGCCAAGGCCAAATTCGTCGCCATGGTAGCGGCGCAGGGGGGTGACGTGGGGTACCTTGACGGTACCAAGCCCTTCCCCGAGGCCGCCTATAATACCGTGGTCACCGCCCCCCATGGCGGCTATATCGCCCGAGTAGACGCCGAAGCCTACGGCCTTGCCGCCAAGGTTTTGGGCGCGGGGCGTTCGGTCAAGGATGAGCCCATCGACCTTGCTGCGGGCATTCTCTTGGACGCCAAGACGGGCGACTACGTTTCGGCGGGCGCCCCCATCGCCCACCTCTACACCGACAAGCCGTCCTCGCTTGCCGAGGCGGCGGCCATCATTCAAGCCGCCACCGTCATCGCCCCCGACGCGCCCACCTCCACCTCGGTCGTGCTGGCCCGCGTGGAATGA
- a CDS encoding cytidine deaminase, which yields MDYQTLLVKAEEARANAYCPYSHFAVGAALLAQNGRIYTGCNVENASYGATLCAERVAIAKAVSEGTHAFSALAVVGAEAGAAGDYCPPCGICRQVLAEFCPPAMPVVLRRGDEVVVLTLSDLLPHAFTLED from the coding sequence ATGGACTATCAAACGCTGCTTGTCAAGGCCGAAGAGGCCCGTGCCAACGCCTACTGCCCCTATTCCCACTTTGCGGTAGGCGCGGCCTTACTTGCCCAAAACGGGCGTATCTATACGGGTTGCAACGTCGAGAACGCGTCCTACGGCGCCACCCTATGCGCCGAACGCGTCGCCATTGCCAAGGCCGTGTCCGAGGGCACGCACGCCTTTTCCGCGCTTGCCGTCGTAGGCGCCGAGGCGGGTGCGGCGGGTGACTATTGCCCCCCGTGCGGTATATGCCGTCAGGTACTCGCCGAGTTTTGCCCGCCCGCCATGCCCGTCGTGCTTCGACGGGGGGACGAAGTCGTCGTTCTTACGCTATCCGACCTCTTGCCCCACGCGTTCACCTTGGAGGACTGA